The Syntrophaceae bacterium genomic interval CTCACCGAGGACATCAAGGCGAAGATCGCCCTGTTCTGCAACGTCGAGGTGGCCTCCGTCTTTACCGCCAAGGACGCCAGCTGCATCTACCAGGTCCCGCTGAATTTCCACCGGGAGGGTCTGGACGGCAAGATCATCGACCTTCTCAACATGTGGACCGGCCAGCCCCACCTGGAGGCCTGGGAGACGGTAGTGGACCGGATGATCAGCCCCTCCGGCGAGGTCTGCATCGCCATCGTGGGGAAATACGTAAACCTGACCGACTCCTACAAGAGTCTCAACGAGGCCCTCGTCCACGGCGGCATTGCCAACGACTGCCGGGTGAACCTCCGGTTCGTCGATTCGGAGAAAATCGAGAAGGAGGGGTTGGGCCACCAGCTGGACGGAGCCGACGGAGTCCTGGTTCCCGGGGGCTTCGGAAACCGGGGCATCGAGGGCATGATTACGGCCATTCACCATGCCCGGAAGAAGGGGATACCCTTCTTCGGGATCTGCCTGGGCATGCAGATGGCCGTGGTGGAATTCGCCCGGTTTGTCTGCGGGATGGGACAGGCCAACAGCTCCGAATTCGACGAGGAGACGCCGTACCCGGTCATCGATCTCCTGCCGGAACAGAAGGTTGTGACGGAGAAGGGCGCAACGATGCGCCTGGGGGCCTATCCCTGCCTCCTCGAGGAGGGGTCCTTCGCCTTCGAGGCCTACGGCCACGGGGATATACAGGAGCGCCACCGTCACCGCTACGAGTTCAACAACGACTTCAAGGAGACCCTCACCGGAAAGGGGCTTCGGATTACCGGTACCTCTCCCGATGGCCGCCTGGCGGAAATCGTCGAGATCAAGGACCATCCCTGGTATCTGGGCTGCCAGTTCCACCCCGAGTTCAAGTCCCGGCCGACGAGTCCCCACCCCCTGTTCGCCCGGTTCATCGAGGCGGCCGGGAAGTTCAAGAGTGGAGGCGGGCGCTGAGGCCCCTGCACAGGGACGTTTTTCGAGGACATGGAACCCCTGCTGCTGCACCTGGAAAACAACGTCTATCTTGAAGGGGATCGCCTCGTCCTGGTGGACCGGCGACGGCTTCCCCGGGAGATCGTCCGGGTGTCATGCCCTGATCATGAAGCGGTGGCCCGGGCCATCGAGGACATGGTCGTCCAGGGGGCCGGAGACATCGCCGTTACCGCCGGATACGGGCTGTACCTGGCTGCCCGGGAGACGGAACGAAGGGGCGATCGGGACAGCAGGGCTTTTCTGGATAAGGCGGCGGCGCGGCTGAAGGCGACCCGGCCGACTGGCTATCACTTGGCGGCTCTGCTCGACCGGCTCCTGGGAAAGCTGGCGGAAAACCCGGACGGACCTCCTCCGGCGGAGAAA includes:
- a CDS encoding CTP synthase, giving the protein MKTTKYIFVTGGVLSSLGKGLAAASIAALLESRGLRVTNQKLDPYINVDPGTMSPFQHGEVFVTDDGAETDLDLGHYERFTSTRMGRCNNLTTGQVYYAVITKERRGDYLGKTVQVIPHITNEIKDFIRKTAEGFDVTIVEIGGTVGDIESLPFLEAIRQFRNEVGRQNAIFIHLTWVPFIKTAGEVKTKPTQHSVKALREIGIQPDILLCRTEDFLTEDIKAKIALFCNVEVASVFTAKDASCIYQVPLNFHREGLDGKIIDLLNMWTGQPHLEAWETVVDRMISPSGEVCIAIVGKYVNLTDSYKSLNEALVHGGIANDCRVNLRFVDSEKIEKEGLGHQLDGADGVLVPGGFGNRGIEGMITAIHHARKKGIPFFGICLGMQMAVVEFARFVCGMGQANSSEFDEETPYPVIDLLPEQKVVTEKGATMRLGAYPCLLEEGSFAFEAYGHGDIQERHRHRYEFNNDFKETLTGKGLRITGTSPDGRLAEIVEIKDHPWYLGCQFHPEFKSRPTSPHPLFARFIEAAGKFKSGGGR